Proteins encoded within one genomic window of Anastrepha ludens isolate Willacy chromosome 4, idAnaLude1.1, whole genome shotgun sequence:
- the LOC128860986 gene encoding LETM1 domain-containing protein 1: MTFVLRLLRQPAHLSHSGTLKFLRQQYASPVVIPIRQRSGTTEKRSSEKKIQLPPVVSPKICPAEPKHSPNKVNDLGSVPSWSKWPPQTKDDKKTSSQRLSRENVEGYMFKHFFDYIKNYEKLLEKNFPSAMKVYRTYVDGVIDFYNDMKSYLKIVRIVNNSPMGLKALNRKELELYMQMPRDMMKVAPALFVAALPLVGYVVMPLIFAFPQQCLCSHFWTLQQRTEFQQAVLQRRLKNNRPVLRILQSKLKDVKKHKKHGELQEILGMLGSGFHPSVESLLKIKDIFAHPPYDLLSLSGKHINLICQLHGVPTPLFKHFHLSEHAFLVHHMDLAIVREGHVHNMHPDDIRRSCYIRGLNPNNLSIDEMIAWLRDWIKISTSIEEQHISMFLYLPVLLGYNHPNNWHLIYDSK; the protein is encoded by the exons ATGACATTTGTGTTGCGGCTTCTACGCCAACCGGCTCACCTATCTCATAGTGGCACGTTAAAATTCCTGCGCCAACAATATGCATCACCTGTAGTCATTCCCATTCGTCAACGAAG TGGTACTACCGAAAAACGGTCAAGTGAGAAAAAAATCCAACTTCCCCCTGTTGTCTCGCCTAAAATATGCCCTGCGGAACCAAAACACTCGCCAAACAAAGTCAATGACTTAGGAAGCGTGCCAAGTTGGTCAAAATGGCCACCACAGACAAAGGATGACAAAAAAACCTCTTCGCAGCGGTTATCACGAGAAAATGTCGAAGGTTATATGTTTAAGCATTTTTTCGACTatatcaaaaattatgaaaaattgttgGAGAAAAACTTCCCATCAGCCATGAAGGTGTATCGCACCTATGTTGACGGAGTTATTGATTTCTACAACGACATGAAATCTTATCTGAAGATAGTACGCATTGTAAATAATTCCCCAATGGGTCTGAAGGCATTGAATCGTAAGGAACTTGAACTTTATATGCAGATGCCTAGAGACATGATGAAGGTGGCTCCTGCTTTATTTGTTGCCGCGCTGCCCCTTGTCGGATATGTGGTGATGCCATTGAT TTTTGCGTTTCCACAACAATGCCTTTGTTCGCATTTTTGGACATTACAACAACGTACAGAGTTCCAACAAGCTGTGCTGCAAAGACGTCTCAAAAATAACAGACCTGTTTTGAGAATATTACAATCGAAACTAAAAGATGtaaagaaacacaaaaaacacgGTGAACTACAAGAAATACTGGGCATGTTAGGCAGTGGTTTTCACCCCAGTGTTGAATCACTGCTTAAAATAAAAGACATTTTTGCACATCCACCATACGATTTGCTCTCTCTAAGTGGGAAACATATA AACCTGATATGTCAACTACATGGTGTCCCAACGCCTTTGTTCAAGCATTTTCATCTGTCGGAGCATGCTTTTTTGGTACATCACATGGATTTGGCTATTGTGCGCGAGGGTCACGTTCATAATATGCATCCGGACGACATACGCCGGTCTTGCTATATTCGAGGACTTAATCCCAATAACCTTAGCATTGACGAAATGATAGCATGGCTTCGTGATTGGATTAAAATTTCTACATCGATCGAAGAACAACACATAAGCATGTTCCTGTACCTGCCAGTCCTATTAGGCTACAACCATCCAAACAATTGGCACTTAATTTATGACAGTAAATAA
- the LOC128860777 gene encoding 60S ribosomal protein L14 translates to YLYLQPFQRFVQTGRIAKCSAGPLKGRLVAIVDVIDQTRVLVDGPLTGVPRQEYRLNNLHLTKYRIKFPFTAPTRIVRKAWKDSDMKAQWKASPWSARSQNICKRSHLNDFDRFKLRYAKRQRNKLLTIAFNTLKKRTKSDGTERKLKKDKRERIRELKSQGVKKGAAKK, encoded by the exons TATCTTTATTTACAGCCTTTCCAGAGGTTTGTACAGACTGGTCGCATTGCTAAATGCTCAGCGGGTCCCTTGAAGGGGCGCCTCGTTGCGATTGTTGATGTTATTGATCAAACACGG gTACTTGTCGATGGCCCATTGACAGGAGTACCACGTCAGGAATACAGATTGAATAATCTGCATTTGACAAAATACCGCATTAAGTTCCCCTTCACTGCTCCCACACGAATTGTGCGCAAAGCATGGAAGGACAGCGACATGAAAGCCCAATGGAAGGCAAGCCCGTGGTCAGCAAGATCGCAGAATATTTGCAAg cgTTCGCATTTGAATGATTTCGATCGCTTCAAGCTGCGTTATGCAAAGCGTCAACGTAACAAGTTACTTACCATTGCTTTTAACACGCTGAAGAAACGCACTAAGTCCGACGGCACAGAACGCAAGTTGAAGAAGGACAAACGTGAACGCATTCGAGAACTGAAGTCACAAGGTGTAAAGAAGGGtgctgcaaaaaaataa
- the LOC128860982 gene encoding zinc finger CCCH domain-containing protein 3, with product MSHFKQSNPSNSLTSRTIYINPNFNKHNTNVCDGAADTGKTKIISSGAHINPLFLGAYRAPAIHMNPNFLKNKLVDQRNYKEINTISLDRHLQQDITNQCSRPSQISDIPILVANTNESIERKSSSQKIISKSRTKIVREPAVIYKIPLPPPAPPLIRLSSKKLVRRTHAFPAINLSHSITPASTISTMGKYKLVRKVKITGNETKSKAITSEIKLKRKTFVARYALQRSNSDPKMSSTSSKLRSLPVNKKLQMLNINGVLYRSTRNKLQRKDASVPPNQIGSIKMSALNTKSNSIKDATQKSSKSSYGRVLFVSGTKFILDKNGFKLTRIPPTCKENLANIQKSGETHQRQRQRIDIGGLTYIASTTQNVFVRTRNHLALAHLNTAKSRSLHLLTRRLVKSNIPCAIFQRLGKCIAHERGKCNRVHDKRQVTICPRFLRGECNNSECLLSHNVSLAKMPVCKFFLQGVCVRTDCPYLHKKLSVNADVCPDFLRGYCNLAQQCNKRHEFVCPEYERSGNCEVGSCIYCKNRKRKLLNEQPNQQNKAVIASIRKESPVPDSQEDSGVALRYFIGKNTNATTGDLSEIHADAQSELDSDHEMPSIPVRPKVGALPAFIPLSQNSSEL from the exons ATGTCACACTTCAAGCAAAGCAATCCCAGCAACAGTTTAACATCGAGAACGATCTACATTAATCCAAATTTTAACAAGCATAATACTAATGTTTGTGATGGAGCAGCAGACACtggaaaaactaaaataatatcatCTGGTGCACACATTAACCCATTGTTTTTGGGAGCTTATCGAGCACCCGCAATACATATGAACCCCAACTTTCTCAAAAACAAACTCGTGGATCAACGAAAttacaaagaaataaatacaatCTCTTTAGATAGACATTTACAGCAAGATATAACCAATCAGTGTTCACGTCCGAGCCAGATATCAGACATACCAATTTTGGTCGCTAACACGAATGAATCTATAGAAAGAAAAAGTTCAtctcaaaaaattataagcaaatCGAGGACAAAAATTGTTCGTGAACCAgctgtaatatataaaattccgTTGCCACCGCCAGCACCCCCCCTCATACGTTTAAGTAGTAAAAAGTTGGTGAGACGTACACATGCATTTCCGGCAATCAACTTATCCCACAGTATTACCCCCGCATCCACTATTAGCACAATGGGAAAGTACAAACTGGTCCGAAAAGTCAAAATAACCGGCAACGAGACTAAAAGTAAAGCCATAACatcagaaattaaattaaaacgcaAAACTTTTGTGGCACGCTATGCACTACAACGCTCGAATTCCGATCCCAAAATGTCTTCAAC ATCATCTAAACTCCGGTCATTGCCCGTTAACAAGAAGCTACAGATGTTGAACATCAACGGTGTCCTCTATAGGTCAACTCGCAACAAATTACAAAGAAAAGATGCAAGCGTACCTCCAAATCAAATAGGGTCAATAAAAATGTCCGCGTTAAACACAAAGTCAAATTCTATTAAAGACGCAACCCAGAAATCCAGCAAAAGTTCTTATGGCCGTGTACTATTTGTAAGCGGAACGAAATTCATATTAGATAAGAATGGCTTCAAACTAACACGTATTCCGCCTACGTGCAAGGAGAATTTGGCGAACATCCAAAAATCGGGTGAAACTCATCAAAGGCAGCGACAACGCATAGACATTGGTGGATTGACCTACATCGCTTCCACAACCCAAAATGTGTTTGTTCGGACCCGCAACCACTTGGCATTAGCACATTTAAATACAGCAAAAAGTCGCAGTCTGCACCTGCTGACACGTCGACTAGTGAAAAGTAATATTCCGTGTGCCATTTTCCAACGCTTAGGCAAGTGTATTGCCCATGAACGGGGGAAGTGCAACAGAGTGCACGATAAGCGACAAGTTACTATATGTCCGCG GTTTTTGCGCGGTGAATGCAACAATTCCGAGTGTTTACTTTCGCACAATGTTTCGCTTGCGAAAATGCCAGTTTGTAAATTCTTTTTGCAAGGTGTTTGCGTTCGTACAGACTGCCCTTATCTACACAAAAAACTCAGCGTCAACGCGGATGTATGCCCAGATTTTTTGCGGGGATACTGCAACTTGGCACAGCAG TGCAACAAACGTCACGAATTCGTGTGTCCAGAATATGAGCGCAGTGGGAACTGTGAAGTAGGTAGTTGTATATATTGTAAGAATCGcaaaagaaaacttttaaatgagCAACCGAATCAACAAAATAAAGCAGTTATTGCATCGATAAGAAAGGAAAGTCCTGTGCCTGACAGTCAAGAAGACTCAGGAGTGGCACTTCGGTATTTCATTGGCAAAAACACAAATGCGACGACCGGTGACTTAAGTGAAATCCACGCAGACGCACAATCAGAACTCGATTCAGATCACGAAATGCCTTCCATTCCTGTTCGCCCCAAGGTGGGCGCATTACCTGCCTTTATACCTCTTTCGCAAAATAGCAGTGAACTTTAA
- the LOC128860984 gene encoding uncharacterized protein LOC128860984 has translation MSLQMESPLTDSKMDISDTTTSQGSAGVSPLGEDDDPDVSQSPTHSIHNIHQVLIKEPILVSNGTLKRKDSKIVKEVTSNLDNRCVRPDALPLELIPQRQNIERTLTDSHPLMSPTGSDNEQSSANLVTTNTDAKRNNFPDVVPQYEHVQSPPKRSTIIERNTLNNIRGTAVAPAPAHNTLTFLRAHSPDLLSSESEADVSQYHAAVEANFQTVALIPTVSNDAQKNCRRIRNGSTNCNGGDDISSLDSISNHSFDDDEDIEHNLASLSPSSSLIDGLDDDSEDGDVGVVNCIDDDDEFPEAATPTPHEHSLALTGNIDAGTSQLPQYSAAEERRDSRNWQKITLPDGRTREIDMRVIEPYKRVLSHGGYLQAGGHNAIVIFCACHLPDRSRADYSYVMDNLFLYVVKTLEQLVTEDYVLIYLHGGTNRRNVPPFPWLKKCYQLLDRRLRKSLKNMYLVHPTFWIKSIVWMTRPFVSAKFWRKLVYVKSLDELAKHVIVEKAAIPEKVKQYDARHT, from the exons ATGAG TTTACAGATGGAAAGTCCTTTAACGGACAGCAAAATGGATATTTCTGATACAACAACTTCGCAGGGATCAGCGGGTGTTTCGCCACttggtgaagatgatgatccTGATGTCTCTCAATCACCAACGCATAGCATTCACAATATACACCAAGTACTCATAAAAGAGCCaattttggtatcaaacggcacATTGAAAAGGAAAGATTCAAAAATAGTAAAGGAGGTAACATCTAATTTAGACAATAGATGTGTTCGACCAGACGCATTGCCCTTGGAGCTAATTCCACAGCGCCAGAATATTGAACGTACACTAACGGACAGCCATCCTTTGATGTCCCCCACGGGATCAGATAACGAACAAAGTTCGGCAAATTTAGTTACGACGAATACTGATGCGAAGCGAAACAATTTTCCTGACGTAGTGCCGCAATATGAACATGTGCAATCGCCCCCAAAACGAAGTACAATAATTGAGCGAAATACATTAAACAACATTCGCGGCACAGCTGTGGCACCAGCTCCAGCACACAATACGCTGACGTTTTTACGAGCCCACAGTCCTGATCTATTGAGCAGCGAATCAGAAGCAGATGTTTCGCAGTATCACGCTGCTGTTGAAGCCAACTTTCAGACGGTGGCGCTAATTCCGACTGTTAGTAATGATGCACAGAAAAATTGCCGGCGCATACGAAATGGATCAACAAATTGCAATGGTGGTGATGATATTTCatcattagattcaatttcaAATCACAGTtttgatgatgatgaagatATAGAACATAATTTGGCCTCACTAAGCCCATCAAGTTCATTGATTGACGGGCTAGATGATGATAGTGAAGATGGTGATGTTGGAGTTGTTAATTGCATTGACGACGATGACGAATTTCCAGAAGCTGCAACCCCGACTCCACATGAGCATTCATTGGCGTTAACTGGTAATATAGATGCAGGAACTAGTCAGTTGCCTCAATATTCAGCAGCTGAAGAAAGACGGGATTCACGAAATTGGCAAAAAATTACATTGCCCGATGGTCGTACCCGAGAAATAGATATGCGCGTGATCGAGCCTTATAAACGTGTTCTCTCACATGGTGGTTACCTTCAAGCTGGAGGGCACAatgctattgtaattttttgcgCCTGCCATCTGCCGGACCGCTCGCGTGCTGATTACAGCTACGTAATGGACAATTTATTTCTATATGTTGTAAAGACATTGGAACAATTAGTTACAGAGGACTATGTGCTTATTTATTTGCATGGCGGTACCAACCGGCGCAATGTACCACCATTTCCATGGTTGAAAAA GTGTTACCAACTATTGGACCGACGTTTAAgaaaaagtctgaaaaatatgtatttagtgcATCCAACGTTCTGGATAAAGTCTATAGTATGGATGACTCGGCCGTTTGTAAG TGCAAAATTCTGGCGTAAATTAGTTTACGTGAAATCATTGGATGAACTCGCTAAGCATGTCATTGTGGAGAAAGCTGCCATACCTGAAAAAGTCAAACAGTATGATGCGAGGCATACCTAA
- the LOC128860983 gene encoding microspherule protein 1 — translation MDTDTPPTKLGSQKIEGKSHLTVSTPITAESIVLTPATPLRNLPIELQNDQKRRSSSRSIKRKRFDDEIVEYSIGFPQSRGEPKAGRQRTISQTSVQQTQPLPTAILQTSIPVSNALEISSSFVREVPLSVSASTNNANSSFVSTSAPLPAVHPTILTQPSPSMERSSTSHATDKRRPPRSNNKKSKKSGRPPSQITTKDLGRWKPIDDLSLIIGIQQTNDLRMVHRGVKFSCKFTLQELQSRWFSLLYEPAISRIAVAAMRNLHPELVESVQSKALFSVPEEELLGTFKSTENPKLEQFQDLLDKNASVFYCARTAKSLQNHWQLMKQYQLLSDQVVKPLHMSDQPLSFSDTEDLILDAELNDQRDETLEIELALTDRQNKREIRLLENELSRWNVLVDSVTGVSPPEFDGQTLAVLRGRLVRYLMRSKEITFGRYVDDSHVDVDLSLEGPACKISRRQGTIKLRSNGDFFIANEGKRPIFIDGVPLLTGNKTRLANNCVVEICSLRFVFLVNYELINAIRHESAKTTASLN, via the exons ATGGATACAGATACGCCGCCTACTAAGCTCGGTAGTCAGAAGATAGAAGGAAAATCTCATTTGACTGTTTCTACGCCAATTACAGCAGAGAGCATTGTTTTGACTCCCGCGACGCCATTGAGGAATTTGCCAATAGAGTTGCAGAATGACCAGAAAAGAAGAAG CTCTTCTCGTTCAATTAAGCGGAAGCGTTTTGACGATGAAATTGTAGAGTACAGCATTGGATTTCCACAGTCTCGGGGAGAACCCAAAGCCGGACGGCAGCGTACGATTTCTCAAACATCCGTCCAACAAACTCAACCTTTACCAACAGCAATATTACAAACAAGCATACCTGTTAGCAACGCTCTTGAAATATCTTCTTCATTTGTTAGAGAAGTACCGTTGTCAGTATCTGCTTCTACCAACAACGCAAATTCTTCTTTTGTTTCAACATCTGCACCATTGCCTGCTGTTCACCCAACAATATTAACTCAACCATCGCCCTCAATGGAGCGCTCTTCTACGTCACATGCTACAGATAAGAGGCGACCGCCTCgatctaataataaaaaatctaagaAATCGGGACGCCCCCCAAGTCAAATCACAACTAAGGATTTGGGTCGCTGGAAACCAATTGATGATTTATCGTTAATTATTGGTATACAGCAGACGAATGACTTGCGAATGGTACACCGAGGGGTTAAATTCTCGTGCAAGTTTACTTTACAGGAATTGCAATCCCGTTGGTTCTCTTTATTGTACGAACCGGCAATTTCTCGAATCGCTGTAGCTGCTATGCGCAATCTTCATCCAGAGTTAGTTGAATCAGTTCAGAGCAAAGCCCTTTTTAGTGTACCGGAAGAGGAACTTTTAGGAACCTTTAAAAGC ACTGAGAACCCGAAACTAGAGCAGTTCCAAGATTTGCTGGATAAAAATGCCTCTGTTTTTTATTGTGCGCGAACAGCAAAGTCTCTACAGAATCACTGGCAATTGATGAAGCAATATCAATTGCTTTCAGATCAAGTAGTGAAGCCACTACATATGAGTGATCAGCCTTTAAGTTTTTCAGATACGGAGGATCTCATATTAGATGCCGAGCTTAATGATCAGCGTGATGAAACGTTAGAAATCGAGCTGGCTTTAACTGATCGTCAAAATAAACGCGAAATTCGACTATTGGAAAACGAACTAAGTCGTTGGAATGTGTTAGTCGACTCTGTAACGGGTGTCTCGCCACCGGAATTTGACGGCCAAACTTTAGCCGTACTTCGAGGACGTCTTGTGCGTTATTTAATGCGTTCTAAAGAAATAACTTTTGGCCGATATGTTGACGACTCTCATGTCGATGTCGATCTATCATTGGAAGGGCCTGCATGTAAAATATCGCGGCGACAAGGAACGATAAAACTTCGAAGCAACGGTGACTTTTTCATTGCAAATGAAGGCAAAAGACCCATCTTCATTGATGGCGTGCCACTGTTGACTGGAAATAAGACTCGGCTCGCCAACAATTGTGTCGTCGAG ATATGCAGTCTACGCTTCGTTTTCCTGGTGAACTATGAACTAATTAATGCTATCCGGCACGAGAGCGCAAAAACCACAGCTTCTCTTAATTAG
- the LOC128860980 gene encoding general transcription and DNA repair factor IIH helicase subunit XPB has translation MGPPKKSRKDRFTGDKFGKKRRAEDEAFAQLVEDGDSVASDGAAELDGVPVAASKNVETNDDGIMTDEYGAKDYRAQMELKSDHGNRPLWVAPNGHIFLESFSPVYKHAHDFLIAISEPVCRPEHIHEYKLTAYSLYAAVSVGLQTHDIIEYLKRLSKTSIPEGIIEFIKLCTLSYGKVKLVLKHNRYFIESPHPEILQKLLKDPVIQQCRLKREEGDGFIQGTLEGKAITQFGTKLPTGTDKTSTGLNTASDPSSGSATGAVVSNNPDGTTAVPEDITNFYDKIDNEEEDEDEANLKTVSFEVNQEKIEVIQKRCIEIEHPLLAEYDFRNDTHNPDINIDLKPAAVLRPYQEKSLRKMFGNGRARSGVIVLPCGAGKSLVGVTACCTVRKRALVLCNSGVSVEQWKQQFKMWSTADDSMICRFTSEAKDKPMGCGILVTTYSMITHTQKRSWEAEQTMRWLQEQEWGIMVLDEVHTIPAKMFRRVLTIVQSHCKLGLTATLLREDDKIADLNFLIGPKLYEANWLELQKKGYIARVQCAEVWCPMSPEFYREYLTTKTSKKMLLYVMNPSKFRSCQFLIKYHEKRGDKTIVFSDNVFALKHYAIKMNKPFIYGPTSQNERIQILQNFKFNQKVNTIFVSKVADTSFDLPEANVLIQISSHGGSRRQEAQRLGRILRAKKGAIAEEYNAFFYTLVSQDTMEMSYSRKRQRFLVNQGYSYKVITHLSGMDTDSDLMYKTREEQSQLLQQVLSASDLDCEDEKVPGEPGYRPSGAAASKRAGGLSSMSGGDDAIYYEQRRRNAGTVHPLFKKFRA, from the exons atggGTCCGCCGAAGAAATCCAGGAAAGATCGCTTCACGGGAGATAAAtttg GAAAGAAACGTCGTGCAGAAGATGAAGCATTTGCGCAGCTAGTAGAAGATGGAGATTCCGTCGCTTCTGATGGTGCCGCTGAGTTGGATGGGGTGCCCGTAGCTGCATCTAAAAATGTGGAAACTAACGATGACGGCATTATGACAGACGAATATGGGGCCAAGGATTACCGCGCCCAAATGGAGCTTAAGTCTGATCATGGGAATCGTCCCTTGTGGGTTGCCCCAAATGGACATATTTTCTTGGAATCCTTTTCTCCTGTTTATAAACATGCACATGATTTCTTAATTGCTATATCGGAGCCTGTATGTCGCCCAGAACACATACACGAATATAAGTTAACAGCTTACAGTCTCTATGCAGCCGTTTCTGTCGGATTACAGACACACGATATCATTGAATATCTCAAACGTTTAAGTAAAACTTCAATACCCGAGGgaattattgaatttattaagCTATGCACATTGTCCTATGGAAAAGTAAAATTGGTGCTAAAACATAACAG GTATTTTATTGAATCACCACATCCTGAAATACTTCAAAAACTTCTTAAGGATCCTGTGATTCAGCAATGTCGCTTGAAACGTGAGGAAGGAGATGGTTTCATTCAGGGCACATTAGAAGGCAAAGCAATTACTCAATTTGGAACAAAATTACCAACTGGTACTGACAAAACATCCACAGGATTGAATACTGCTAGTGACCCATCGTCTGGGTCTGCAACAGGAGCCGTAGTATCCAACAACCCAGATGGCACCACGGCAGTCCCAGAAGATATAACAAACTTCTATGATAAAATCGACAACGAAGAGGAAGATGAGGACGAAGCAAACTTAAAAACAGTATCATTCGAAGTGAATCAAGAAAAAATTGAGGTTATACAAAAACGTTGCATTGAAATCGAACATCCGTTACTGGCGGAATATGACTTTCGAAATGATACTCATAATCCGGACATAAATATTGATTTGAAACCCGCTGCGGTTCTTCGGCCTTACCAGGAAAAGAGTTTGCGAAAAATGTTTGGCAATGGTCGCGCCCGATCCGGAGTGATTGTTTTGCCTTGTGGAGCTGGCAAATCACTTGTTGGTGTGACAGCCTGTTGTACCGTACGAAAACGCGCTCTAGTGCTTTGCAACAGTGGAGTTTCTGTAGAGCAATGGAAACAGCAGTTCAAAATGTGGTCTACGGCGGACGATAGCATGATTTGTCGGTTTACGTCTGAAGCCAAAGATAAGCCCATGGGATGTGGTATCCTCGTTACAACTTATTCAATGATTACGCATACTCAAAAGCGATCTTGGGAGGCTGAGCAAACTATGCGCTGGTTGCAGGAACAGGAATGGGGCATAATGGTGCTGGATGAAGTACACACCATACCCGCTAAAATGTTTAGACGCGTCTTGACTATTGTACAGTCCCATTGTAAATTAGGTTTGACAGCCACCCTACTGCGCGAAGATGATAAAATCGCGGATCTGAATTTTCTTATTGGGCCGAAGCTTTATGAAGCGAATTGGCTGGAATTGCAAAAGAAGGGATATATTGCAAGGGTACAATGTGCTGAGGTATGGTGTCCTATGTCTCCAGAATTTTACCGCGAATATCTTACTACAAAAACATCAAAGAAGATGCTTTTGTATGTGATGAATCCATCCAAATTTCGCAGTTGCCAGTTTCTAATAAAATATCATGAGAAGCGAGGTGACAAAACTATTGTTTTCTCGGATAACGTTTTCGCTCTCAAACATTATGCTATAAAGATGAATAAACCGTTCATTTACGGACCAACTTCGCAAAATGAGAGAATTCAGATTCTACAGAACTTTAAATTCAATCAAAAG GTCAACACAATATTTGTGTCCAAAGTCGCAGATACCAGTTTTGATTTGCCTGAGGCAAACGTACTCATTCAGATATCCTCACATGGCGGGTCTCGACGCCAAGAAGCTCAGCGTTTAGGTCGCATATTGCGAGCTAAAAAGGGTGCTATTGCTGAAGAATACAATGCATTCTTTTATACTCTCGTTTCACAAGATACTATGGAAATGAGTTATTCACGCAAACGCCAAAGGTTTTTGGTTAATCAAGGTTATAGCTATAAAGTAATTACCCACTTAAGTGGCATGGACACCGATTCTGATTTGATGTACAAAACTCGCGAAGAGCAATCACAGCTCTTGCAGCAAGTCCTCTCGGCCTCGGATTTGGACTGCGAAGATGAAAAGGTACCGGGTGAGCCGGGCTATCGACCAAGTGGTGCAGCAGCTTCTAAACGTGCTGGCGGCCTCAGCTCAATGTCTGGCGGCGATGATGCTATTTACTATGAGCAGCGCCGTCGAAATGCGGGCACTGTACAtcctttatttaagaaatttcgaGCATAA